Proteins co-encoded in one Bacillus infantis NRRL B-14911 genomic window:
- a CDS encoding Rossmann-fold NAD(P)-binding domain-containing protein, giving the protein MNRAIVVGAYEFLGFHLAMKLLDRGLEVTGIVPGSRGDDRYTADKELLVGRNANFTVFSEADWKANGSIEEPHLIFLSLYDFYFREETELSLWEGMFGHLEASIEETRSKPVILMPVQYYEAGNEGNCHSGALKIYLPTLFGLWQPSAFAFQRAIEGLENKDNTMLEHKGDAIHAAEAAEGIIEAAATEETGSLLLWSGEKGRWGKCAKHLGMKEPADCSPAIAPEADRKIIKEQIPYHIVLDKQQEYVKRSADSSSRLSGPGSPKVF; this is encoded by the coding sequence GCGGGCTTGAAGTGACAGGGATTGTTCCAGGCTCCAGGGGGGATGACAGGTATACAGCAGATAAAGAATTGCTGGTTGGACGCAATGCCAATTTTACTGTGTTCAGCGAAGCAGACTGGAAGGCAAATGGCTCCATTGAGGAACCTCATCTCATCTTCCTTTCGCTTTATGACTTTTATTTCAGGGAAGAAACGGAGCTTTCCTTATGGGAAGGGATGTTTGGACATTTAGAGGCATCAATAGAAGAAACACGCTCCAAGCCTGTTATCCTGATGCCCGTCCAGTATTATGAAGCCGGGAACGAGGGGAACTGCCATTCTGGAGCCCTGAAAATATATCTTCCTACCCTGTTCGGGCTATGGCAGCCTTCTGCTTTTGCTTTTCAGAGGGCAATCGAGGGGCTGGAAAATAAGGATAACACCATGCTTGAACATAAAGGGGATGCAATACATGCAGCGGAAGCCGCTGAAGGAATTATTGAAGCAGCCGCAACAGAAGAAACCGGGTCTCTTTTGTTATGGAGCGGGGAAAAAGGCCGCTGGGGAAAATGTGCCAAGCATCTTGGCATGAAGGAGCCCGCCGATTGCAGTCCCGCAATTGCTCCTGAAGCAGACAGGAAAATCATCAAAGAACAAATACCTTATCATATTGTGCTGGATAAGCAGCAGGAGTATGTGAAAAGAAGCGCGGATTCTTCCAGCCGGCTAAGCGGGCCGGGCAGCCCCAAAGTTTTCTAA
- a CDS encoding BMP family ABC transporter substrate-binding protein — translation MLRFVKFISPILLLLLVLSSCGQASPRGELKKAGLLVPDTINDQVWGTKGYKGMLKIQSKFDVDVFYKEGMNSLPVVERAVREYAQKGVNLIFGHGNEYALYFNEISDEYPDIHFVSFNGDANNENTTSLNFEGYAMGYFAGMLAAEMSETNKVGVMAAFEWQPEVEGFYEGAIYQNEDTEVEIRYVGEWDNEQRALELLDVMARNHSDVIYPAGDGFNVPVIEKVKELGLYAIGYISDQSDLGESTVLTSTIQHVDALYELVAERMNNGELKSGNLSFDFDDGVISLGKYSPDVDPNYRDELNSSIERYKETGKLPGQS, via the coding sequence ATGCTCCGTTTTGTGAAATTCATAAGCCCGATTCTGCTGCTCCTTCTGGTGCTGTCGTCATGCGGACAAGCTTCTCCCCGCGGAGAGCTGAAGAAAGCAGGGCTGCTGGTGCCCGATACGATCAATGACCAGGTCTGGGGCACGAAAGGCTATAAAGGGATGCTGAAAATCCAGTCCAAATTCGATGTGGATGTATTCTATAAAGAAGGAATGAACTCTCTTCCCGTTGTTGAGCGTGCTGTAAGGGAGTACGCCCAGAAGGGGGTAAACCTTATTTTTGGCCACGGAAACGAGTACGCCTTATATTTCAATGAAATTTCGGATGAATACCCTGACATCCATTTTGTCAGCTTTAATGGCGATGCCAATAATGAGAACACCACCAGCTTGAATTTTGAAGGGTATGCTATGGGTTATTTTGCAGGGATGCTTGCGGCAGAAATGTCAGAAACCAATAAAGTTGGAGTGATGGCAGCCTTTGAATGGCAGCCTGAGGTCGAGGGTTTTTATGAGGGAGCCATCTACCAGAATGAAGATACAGAGGTGGAGATACGCTATGTCGGAGAATGGGATAATGAACAGAGGGCCCTGGAGCTTCTGGATGTCATGGCCAGGAATCATTCTGATGTGATTTACCCTGCCGGCGACGGCTTTAATGTGCCTGTGATCGAAAAAGTAAAAGAACTGGGTCTGTATGCGATCGGCTATATATCCGACCAGTCAGACCTCGGGGAATCGACCGTCCTTACGAGTACGATCCAGCATGTAGATGCACTTTATGAGCTGGTAGCTGAAAGGATGAATAATGGGGAGCTTAAATCGGGGAATCTGTCATTTGATTTTGATGATGGTGTGATTTCGCTTGGAAAATACAGCCCGGATGTTGACCCAAATTATCGGGATGAGCTAAACTCATCTATTGAAAGGTATAAAGAGACAGGCAAATTGCCTGGCCAAAGTTGA
- a CDS encoding ComZ family protein, whose protein sequence is MQSNDKTMEFMQIAMKYMPEAQQELEKAGIELSLEMIQPFMTLFTKVMNEAYELGRQDAQSGE, encoded by the coding sequence ATGCAATCCAATGATAAAACGATGGAGTTTATGCAAATAGCCATGAAATATATGCCTGAAGCCCAGCAGGAGCTGGAAAAGGCAGGTATTGAGCTGTCGCTCGAGATGATCCAGCCATTTATGACACTTTTCACAAAAGTTATGAATGAGGCATACGAGCTAGGCAGGCAGGATGCCCAAAGCGGGGAATAA
- a CDS encoding beta-ketoacyl-ACP synthase III, whose product MNAGILGIGKFVPEKILTNFDLEKMVDTNDEWIRTRTGIEQRRIAGDDMDTSDLAYNAAVAALKNSGVSAESLDMILVATVTPDQPFPTVACMLQERLGAVKAAAMDISAACAGFMYGMITAKQFIETGAYKHILVIGVEKLSKITNWEDRNTAVLFGDGAGAAVIGPVSDDKGILSFELGADGTGGKHLYQNENDHIYMNGREVFKFAVRQMGESSLNVLEKAGLSKEDVDFLIPHQANIRIMEAARQRLELPEEKMSKTVHKYGNTSAASIPISIVDELEAGKIKDGDLLVMVGFGGGLTWGAIAMRWGR is encoded by the coding sequence ATGAATGCAGGCATACTTGGAATCGGAAAGTTCGTTCCGGAAAAGATACTGACAAATTTTGATTTGGAAAAAATGGTTGATACAAACGATGAGTGGATCAGAACAAGGACAGGGATAGAACAGAGGCGGATAGCGGGTGACGATATGGATACTTCCGACTTAGCCTATAATGCTGCGGTTGCCGCCCTTAAAAATTCAGGGGTCTCTGCAGAAAGCCTTGATATGATTCTGGTGGCAACAGTAACTCCGGACCAGCCGTTCCCGACTGTTGCATGTATGCTGCAGGAGAGGCTTGGCGCTGTCAAGGCTGCTGCTATGGATATCAGTGCTGCGTGTGCAGGTTTTATGTATGGTATGATAACTGCAAAGCAGTTCATTGAAACCGGTGCGTATAAACATATCCTTGTCATAGGCGTGGAAAAGCTGTCAAAGATAACCAACTGGGAAGACCGGAACACAGCGGTTCTTTTCGGCGACGGGGCAGGCGCTGCAGTGATAGGACCGGTATCGGATGATAAGGGAATCCTGTCCTTTGAGCTTGGGGCGGACGGCACTGGCGGAAAGCACTTGTATCAGAATGAGAATGACCACATTTACATGAACGGCCGGGAAGTTTTCAAATTCGCCGTCAGGCAAATGGGGGAAAGCAGCCTGAATGTCCTGGAAAAAGCGGGGCTGTCCAAGGAAGATGTGGATTTCCTTATCCCTCACCAGGCGAATATAAGAATCATGGAAGCTGCACGCCAGCGCCTTGAGCTGCCGGAAGAGAAAATGTCCAAAACTGTCCATAAGTATGGAAATACATCAGCAGCCTCCATTCCGATCTCGATAGTCGATGAACTGGAAGCCGGAAAAATCAAGGACGGAGATCTCCTTGTCATGGTCGGTTTCGGGGGCGGACTTACATGGGGCGCCATTGCTATGCGCTGGGGCAGATAA
- the fabF gene encoding beta-ketoacyl-ACP synthase II has protein sequence MENRRVVVTGIGAVTPVGNDAETAWKNIIEGNSGVGPLTRLNSDEYPAKVAAEIKGFDPHEFIDKREARKMDRFTHYAVASALMAVKDADLTINDENAPRIGVWIGSGIGGMETFENQFETFLNRGYRRVSPFFVPMMIPDMATGQVSITLGAKGFNSCTVTACATGTNSIGDAFKVIQRGDADAMVTGGAEAPITRMSVAGFCANTALSTNPDPKTASRPFDKNRDGFVIGEGAGIVVLEELEHAKARGAKIYAEIVGYGSTGDAYHITAPAPAGEGGARAMKMAIDDAGLSPQDIDYINAHGTSTDYNDKFETLAIKEVFGDHAYKLAVSSTKSMTGHLLGAAGGVEAIFTLLAMKDAILPPTINYETPDPECDLDYVPNESRKKDIRAAMSNSLGFGGHNATIVFKQYTE, from the coding sequence ATGGAAAATAGAAGAGTTGTCGTGACAGGAATCGGAGCAGTAACTCCAGTCGGTAATGATGCAGAAACTGCATGGAAGAATATAATAGAGGGAAATTCAGGTGTAGGGCCTCTGACAAGGCTCAACAGCGATGAGTATCCTGCAAAGGTTGCAGCTGAAATCAAAGGGTTTGACCCCCATGAGTTCATTGATAAAAGAGAAGCAAGGAAAATGGACCGCTTTACTCATTATGCAGTAGCTTCTGCGCTGATGGCGGTAAAGGATGCCGATTTAACGATCAATGATGAGAATGCGCCAAGGATTGGCGTCTGGATCGGTTCGGGGATCGGCGGTATGGAAACATTCGAAAATCAGTTTGAAACCTTCCTAAACAGAGGATACAGAAGGGTAAGCCCGTTCTTTGTCCCTATGATGATCCCGGATATGGCGACAGGGCAGGTATCCATCACCCTCGGGGCGAAAGGCTTTAATTCCTGTACGGTCACAGCCTGTGCGACAGGGACCAATTCCATTGGAGATGCCTTCAAGGTCATCCAGAGGGGTGACGCGGACGCCATGGTAACAGGGGGGGCTGAAGCTCCGATCACACGTATGTCTGTTGCCGGCTTCTGTGCCAATACCGCATTGTCGACTAATCCGGATCCTAAAACCGCGAGCCGCCCTTTTGATAAAAATAGAGATGGCTTTGTCATCGGCGAGGGCGCTGGGATTGTTGTTCTGGAAGAGCTTGAGCATGCAAAGGCAAGGGGCGCCAAAATTTATGCAGAAATCGTCGGTTATGGCTCTACTGGCGATGCCTATCATATTACGGCTCCAGCTCCTGCCGGAGAGGGCGGAGCACGGGCGATGAAAATGGCGATTGATGATGCCGGTCTCTCCCCGCAGGATATTGACTATATCAATGCACATGGCACAAGCACAGACTATAACGACAAATTTGAAACGCTTGCCATCAAGGAAGTTTTCGGGGACCATGCCTACAAACTGGCCGTCAGCTCAACCAAGTCAATGACAGGCCACCTTCTTGGGGCAGCAGGCGGGGTAGAGGCAATCTTCACGCTTCTCGCTATGAAGGATGCTATTCTCCCTCCAACCATCAATTATGAAACGCCTGACCCGGAATGCGACCTGGATTATGTGCCAAACGAATCCAGAAAGAAAGATATCAGGGCTGCAATGAGCAACTCGCTGGGCTTTGGCGGCCATAATGCCACCATCGTTTTCAAACAGTATACAGAATAA
- a CDS encoding DUF2268 domain-containing protein, with protein METDKWLEQDFWEPEKICSRLLDKFGEKEPEPIYGYLTRFGMYRPDRVNFRVYEELAGQGTWKSAGGLFKKYRKKWNGPDIPVYIFPVNRSGSRARRSGTVKSGVSFPDKMFLFFEHAQDDKELESLFIHEYHHVCRIREQKKKLQDYTLMDSMVLEGMAEYAVEMNCGKEYVAAWCTRYTEKELGNWWEKYIKENLKKTKKDHVHDQILFGKGRYPDLLGYAAGYWIVKQYFEKNNFSTKVSFNLKPETLGDQIIIF; from the coding sequence ATGGAAACAGATAAATGGCTTGAACAGGATTTCTGGGAGCCCGAGAAAATTTGCAGCCGGCTTCTGGATAAATTTGGGGAAAAGGAGCCGGAGCCTATTTATGGTTATCTAACACGGTTTGGGATGTACAGGCCGGATCGGGTGAATTTCAGAGTGTACGAAGAATTGGCCGGCCAAGGCACTTGGAAATCAGCAGGCGGGCTTTTTAAGAAATACCGGAAAAAGTGGAACGGGCCGGATATACCTGTTTATATCTTTCCGGTGAACAGGAGCGGGAGCAGGGCCAGGCGTTCAGGAACGGTAAAATCAGGGGTCTCATTTCCCGATAAGATGTTTCTTTTCTTTGAACATGCCCAGGATGATAAGGAGCTGGAATCCCTTTTTATCCATGAGTACCATCACGTCTGCCGGATCAGGGAGCAAAAGAAAAAACTCCAGGACTACACCCTTATGGACTCCATGGTGCTGGAAGGAATGGCGGAATATGCGGTTGAAATGAATTGCGGCAAAGAATATGTGGCAGCATGGTGCACCCGCTATACGGAAAAAGAGCTTGGAAACTGGTGGGAGAAATATATTAAAGAAAACTTGAAAAAAACCAAAAAGGATCATGTTCATGATCAGATCCTTTTCGGAAAAGGCAGATACCCGGACCTGCTCGGATATGCTGCAGGATACTGGATTGTGAAACAATATTTCGAAAAGAATAACTTTTCTACAAAAGTTTCTTTTAATTTAAAACCCGAAACTTTAGGAGACCAAATTATAATTTTTTAG
- a CDS encoding ABC transporter ATP-binding protein, translating into MSFKSHSNSDAPLLEVNNLETAFSIDGKYYNAVDNVSFKVKPRQVVGIVGESGCGKSVMSLSVMKLLPKGIGKIKSGEVVFDGVHLEDMGERQINKIRGKDIAMIFQEPMTSLNPVFSIGFQLQEVLFNHMKLSKKEARQKSIALLKSVGISRPEKIVDEYPHQLSGGMRQRVMIAMAIACQPKLLIADEPTTALDVTVQAQILELLKEIQEVNDMSIILITHDLGVVAEMCDDVFVMYAGRIVERTDVDTLFHNPKHPYTELLMGAIPKMDEEVESLSTIKGIVPSLKNMPKTGCKFAARCPKAMPECTAVTPLLAENEDGHEVACLLYETSRPKEGVTL; encoded by the coding sequence ATGAGCTTTAAATCACACTCCAATTCAGATGCACCTTTGCTAGAGGTGAATAATTTAGAGACTGCTTTTTCTATCGATGGAAAATACTACAATGCAGTCGATAATGTGTCTTTCAAAGTCAAGCCGCGCCAGGTAGTAGGCATCGTAGGGGAATCCGGCTGCGGTAAATCGGTCATGAGCCTTTCCGTCATGAAGCTGCTTCCGAAGGGGATCGGCAAAATCAAATCAGGAGAGGTCGTCTTCGATGGGGTTCACCTCGAAGACATGGGTGAACGCCAGATCAATAAAATACGGGGCAAGGATATCGCAATGATCTTCCAAGAGCCGATGACCTCGCTCAACCCGGTGTTTTCAATAGGGTTCCAGCTGCAGGAAGTGCTCTTCAACCATATGAAATTATCAAAAAAAGAAGCCAGGCAAAAAAGCATCGCACTCCTGAAGAGCGTTGGCATCTCCCGTCCGGAAAAAATAGTTGATGAGTATCCTCACCAGCTGTCCGGAGGAATGAGGCAGAGGGTTATGATCGCCATGGCGATTGCCTGCCAGCCGAAGCTTCTGATTGCAGATGAGCCGACCACTGCCCTGGATGTAACCGTACAAGCCCAGATCCTTGAGCTCCTGAAAGAAATACAGGAAGTAAATGATATGTCCATCATCCTGATCACGCATGATCTCGGGGTAGTGGCAGAAATGTGCGATGACGTCTTTGTCATGTACGCAGGAAGAATTGTAGAGCGCACAGATGTCGACACACTCTTCCATAACCCGAAGCATCCATATACAGAGCTGCTGATGGGCGCCATCCCGAAAATGGATGAAGAAGTCGAATCGCTAAGCACCATAAAGGGGATTGTCCCATCACTGAAAAACATGCCTAAAACGGGATGCAAGTTTGCAGCCAGGTGCCCAAAGGCAATGCCGGAATGTACTGCCGTCACCCCGCTGCTGGCTGAAAATGAAGATGGGCATGAGGTAGCATGCCTGCTCTATGAAACTAGCAGGCCGAAAGAAGGAGTGACATTATAA
- a CDS encoding ABC transporter ATP-binding protein, with protein sequence MTTATTSPALKKDKSANETLLEVKNLKTYYPIKGGILRRTVAAVKAVDDVSFEIKKGETLGLVGESGCGKSTTGRTILRLLEPTEGEIIFDGQDITNLRGTTLRKIRKDFQMVFQDPYASLNPMMMVGHLISEPIRNYTKRSEKDLKPEVMELLARVGLPEDAYYKYPHEFSGGQRQRIGIARALALKPKLIIADEPVSALDVSVQSQVLNLLKELQEEFDLTFLFIAHDLSVVKHMSDRIGVMYLGGLVEVADKSSLYAEPLHPYTQALISAIPEADPRKKKDRIILEGDVPSPIDPPSGCTFHPRCAHAMPECSKIKPQLKEVKPGHRVACHLYN encoded by the coding sequence ATGACGACAGCAACAACATCCCCGGCACTGAAAAAAGACAAAAGCGCCAATGAAACGCTGCTTGAAGTCAAGAATCTGAAAACCTACTATCCTATCAAGGGCGGAATCCTGAGAAGGACAGTAGCTGCCGTTAAAGCAGTAGACGATGTATCTTTTGAAATCAAAAAAGGCGAGACTCTCGGCCTTGTCGGCGAGTCCGGCTGCGGGAAGTCCACTACAGGAAGGACAATCCTGAGGCTTCTGGAGCCTACTGAAGGGGAAATCATTTTCGACGGCCAGGATATTACAAATCTCCGCGGAACAACTCTCAGGAAGATTCGCAAGGATTTCCAGATGGTCTTCCAGGATCCATATGCTTCCCTGAACCCGATGATGATGGTAGGCCATCTTATATCCGAGCCGATCCGCAACTATACAAAACGTTCAGAAAAGGACCTGAAGCCTGAGGTCATGGAACTTCTGGCAAGGGTAGGCCTTCCGGAAGATGCCTATTATAAATATCCGCACGAATTCTCCGGCGGCCAGAGGCAGCGGATCGGAATCGCGCGGGCCCTGGCACTGAAGCCTAAGCTCATCATCGCAGATGAACCGGTCTCCGCCCTGGATGTATCAGTCCAGTCCCAGGTGCTGAACCTTTTGAAAGAGCTTCAGGAAGAGTTTGACCTTACTTTCCTCTTCATTGCCCACGACCTTAGCGTCGTGAAGCATATGAGCGACCGGATTGGCGTCATGTACCTCGGCGGCCTTGTTGAAGTAGCAGATAAGTCCAGTTTATATGCAGAGCCGCTGCACCCGTATACACAGGCTCTGATCTCGGCTATCCCTGAGGCTGATCCGCGCAAAAAGAAAGACCGGATCATCCTTGAAGGCGATGTCCCAAGCCCGATCGACCCGCCTTCCGGCTGCACATTCCATCCGCGCTGTGCACACGCAATGCCGGAGTGCTCGAAGATCAAGCCTCAATTAAAGGAGGTGAAGCCTGGACATAGGGTTGCATGTCACTTATATAACTAA
- the opp4A gene encoding oligopeptide ABC transporter substrate-binding protein, with protein MKKSAFWLFSVLLVMSMFLAACSGNENTSGEDTGKKDDGKDAETTEVEGGKVTFGYTQAFKGVLSYAYYEGEDDANALQFMHEGMVAYNDELQPIPNLAEWTFNEDNTVVTFKLKDGVKWHDGEPLTAEDMEYAWYLIADPTYEGARFANVAMIKGAQEYKDGKADTIEGIKVIDDLTVEVTVTEPSVNLIDNIWSIPEPKHYYGDISSKELPDSDQVRKNPIGVGPFKVTNIVPGEMIEYERNDDYWRGPAKLDGVVYKIIDPSLAAGLIENGEVDVIQAPSDQWGQIKELGNINPVTIDAMSYSYIGIDQGRYDAKSGKVVMDNPKFSDKRVRQALVYALDRQAYIDAFTNGLGKPLNVPFPSVSWAKIDDSEINTYDYDPEKAKSLLDEAGYKDVDGDGFREDPDGKPFSINFDAMASAETSEARAQFILQSWGEVGVKAQLNGGSLKDFNLFYDTIEADDPSVETFHGAWGLSYDPDPSGIWLSTDKWNMWRWLNEESDALIKKGVQFPEDKNQDVIEYRKEVYNEWQKLVNEELPVIFFDQREDAWAINKRVGGVKVTPGGTDEFYNWHIVE; from the coding sequence ATGAAGAAATCAGCATTTTGGCTATTTTCAGTCCTGCTGGTAATGTCCATGTTCCTTGCTGCCTGCTCCGGAAATGAGAATACTTCAGGCGAAGATACAGGGAAAAAAGACGACGGCAAAGATGCAGAAACAACTGAAGTAGAAGGCGGAAAAGTAACATTTGGTTATACTCAGGCGTTTAAAGGCGTTTTATCTTATGCCTATTATGAAGGGGAAGACGATGCAAATGCCCTTCAGTTCATGCACGAAGGAATGGTTGCTTACAATGATGAGCTGCAGCCGATCCCTAACCTTGCTGAATGGACTTTCAATGAAGACAACACTGTTGTAACTTTCAAGTTGAAAGACGGCGTAAAATGGCATGACGGCGAACCATTGACTGCTGAAGATATGGAATATGCCTGGTACCTGATCGCAGATCCTACATATGAGGGAGCACGTTTCGCAAACGTGGCGATGATTAAGGGTGCACAGGAATACAAAGATGGAAAAGCTGACACGATTGAAGGTATCAAGGTTATTGATGACCTGACAGTAGAAGTTACAGTTACAGAACCTTCTGTCAACCTGATTGACAACATCTGGTCTATTCCAGAACCAAAGCATTATTATGGAGATATTTCTTCTAAAGAACTTCCTGACTCTGACCAAGTCCGTAAAAACCCGATTGGTGTCGGGCCGTTTAAAGTAACGAACATCGTTCCTGGCGAAATGATTGAATATGAGCGTAATGATGATTATTGGAGAGGCCCTGCCAAGCTTGACGGCGTTGTCTACAAAATCATTGATCCATCCCTTGCTGCCGGCCTGATCGAAAACGGCGAAGTGGATGTTATCCAGGCTCCTTCTGACCAGTGGGGACAAATTAAAGAACTTGGCAATATCAACCCTGTAACAATCGATGCTATGTCTTACAGCTATATCGGTATCGACCAGGGACGCTATGATGCAAAATCAGGAAAAGTTGTAATGGATAACCCTAAATTCTCTGACAAGCGCGTGCGCCAGGCATTGGTTTATGCACTGGACCGCCAAGCTTATATCGATGCTTTCACAAACGGTTTAGGTAAACCGCTTAACGTTCCATTCCCGTCCGTTTCATGGGCTAAGATCGACGATTCAGAAATCAACACTTATGACTATGATCCAGAAAAGGCAAAGAGCCTGTTGGATGAAGCCGGCTATAAAGATGTGGACGGCGACGGATTCCGTGAAGATCCAGACGGAAAGCCTTTCTCTATCAACTTCGATGCGATGGCAAGTGCTGAAACTTCTGAAGCGCGTGCTCAGTTCATTCTTCAATCTTGGGGTGAAGTTGGAGTCAAGGCTCAGCTTAACGGCGGTTCCCTGAAAGACTTCAACCTGTTCTATGACACTATCGAAGCAGATGATCCATCTGTTGAAACTTTCCATGGTGCATGGGGACTTTCATATGATCCAGATCCATCCGGCATTTGGCTGTCAACTGACAAGTGGAATATGTGGCGCTGGTTGAATGAAGAATCCGATGCGCTTATCAAGAAGGGTGTTCAATTCCCTGAAGATAAAAACCAGGATGTTATCGAATACCGTAAAGAAGTATACAACGAGTGGCAGAAACTTGTTAACGAAGAGCTTCCTGTAATCTTCTTCGACCAAAGGGAAGATGCATGGGCAATCAACAAACGTGTTGGCGGAGTCAAAGTAACTCCAGGCGGCACAGATGAGTTCTACAACTGGCACATTGTTGAGTAA
- the opp4B gene encoding oligopeptide ABC transporter permease produces the protein MLQYTIRRLIGMIPIIFLISIVVFTLAKLMPGDALSGKIDPLNSDPEYIEEMREKMGLNDPIHTQYFRWIGGVVQGDFGDSFIHKRDVMELIGDRLPNTVFLGFTSLMITYILAFMMGRFSGRFAYSPGDYLISGINYLALAIPSFVAALVAIYVFSFQLGWVPATGSIGSGVEPGSFEYYLSKIKHTILPALVLGTMATAGYTQFLRNDMIESSRKDYVRTARAKGTKESAIYNKHILRNSVIPIITLLGFDIAGLFGGAIITETIFTYPGIGYLFVESVNSRDYSVMMAITMMLTILTLIGNLVADILYGIVDPRIRLS, from the coding sequence ATGCTGCAATACACAATCCGAAGACTTATAGGTATGATCCCAATAATTTTCCTTATCTCCATTGTGGTGTTTACCCTGGCAAAGCTTATGCCAGGGGACGCCCTCTCTGGAAAAATCGACCCGCTAAATTCCGATCCGGAATATATCGAGGAAATGCGTGAAAAGATGGGCTTGAATGACCCAATCCATACACAGTATTTCCGCTGGATAGGCGGAGTGGTTCAAGGGGATTTTGGGGATTCATTCATCCATAAGCGCGATGTAATGGAATTGATCGGCGACAGGCTGCCGAACACAGTTTTCTTAGGTTTTACTTCACTCATGATTACGTATATTCTAGCTTTTATGATGGGCAGGTTCTCAGGCAGATTTGCCTACAGTCCAGGAGATTATCTAATATCAGGAATAAACTATTTGGCCTTGGCCATTCCAAGCTTTGTTGCAGCCCTAGTGGCGATTTACGTTTTCTCTTTCCAGCTGGGATGGGTCCCGGCGACTGGAAGTATCGGTTCAGGCGTTGAACCAGGATCTTTTGAATATTATTTGAGTAAAATCAAGCATACAATTCTTCCTGCGCTTGTATTGGGCACCATGGCTACGGCTGGATATACCCAGTTCCTGCGCAATGATATGATCGAAAGCTCTCGCAAAGATTATGTTCGTACAGCCAGAGCAAAGGGTACGAAAGAATCCGCGATTTATAATAAGCATATCCTCAGAAATTCGGTCATTCCGATTATTACACTGCTGGGCTTTGACATTGCAGGTCTTTTCGGGGGAGCTATTATTACCGAAACCATTTTTACATATCCGGGAATCGGATACCTGTTTGTAGAATCAGTAAACTCACGTGATTATTCCGTTATGATGGCCATCACCATGATGCTGACCATCCTGACGCTTATTGGAAATTTAGTGGCAGATATACTATATGGAATAGTAGATCCGCGCATACGTTTAAGTTAG
- the opp4C gene encoding oligopeptide ABC transporter permease, with translation MEPTISQQSTTAIEEPVKPPKSQSPWALARRKFLKNKLAMISLCYLVLIVLVSIFAEPLSMPIEETAKLNLTEISKEPSAEHYFGTDKSGRDVFARTLHGGKTSLTLAFSITISVVVIGTIVGATAGFFGGWVDNVLMRFTDFMMNFPFLLFVIVLKSIFIESSTATLIFVISVLSWTGIARLVRSKVMVEKENEYIMSSISIGCSSVTTIFKHLLPNVMSTIIVQATLTLAAMIVAETGLSFLGFGVPMNIPSWGNMLQDARSPDVLTSKWWIWIPPATVLTLTILSINFVGEGLKDAFNPKSNR, from the coding sequence ATGGAACCAACAATTTCGCAGCAAAGTACAACGGCTATTGAGGAGCCTGTAAAGCCTCCCAAGAGCCAGTCGCCATGGGCTCTCGCCCGCAGGAAATTTTTAAAGAATAAACTTGCCATGATCAGTCTCTGCTATCTTGTGCTCATCGTCTTAGTATCAATATTTGCCGAGCCGCTGTCCATGCCGATTGAGGAAACGGCTAAGCTGAATTTGACTGAAATCAGCAAAGAGCCTTCAGCAGAACACTATTTTGGCACAGATAAGTCTGGGAGAGATGTATTTGCCAGGACCCTCCATGGCGGAAAAACGTCATTGACTCTTGCTTTCTCCATCACCATTTCGGTAGTGGTGATTGGAACGATCGTAGGAGCCACAGCCGGATTCTTCGGAGGCTGGGTTGACAATGTGCTTATGCGCTTCACCGACTTTATGATGAACTTTCCGTTCCTGCTTTTCGTCATCGTGCTAAAGTCTATTTTCATAGAATCAAGTACAGCTACACTCATCTTCGTCATTAGTGTGCTGAGCTGGACCGGAATAGCCCGTCTGGTGCGAAGCAAGGTAATGGTAGAGAAAGAAAACGAGTATATCATGAGTTCCATCTCTATCGGCTGTTCGTCAGTTACAACGATCTTCAAGCATCTATTGCCGAATGTAATGTCTACCATTATTGTACAGGCTACATTGACACTTGCTGCCATGATCGTGGCGGAAACTGGCTTAAGCTTCCTCGGCTTCGGTGTACCGATGAACATTCCGAGCTGGGGCAATATGCTTCAGGATGCAAGAAGTCCGGATGTATTGACCAGCAAGTGGTGGATATGGATACCGCCCGCAACGGTTCTGACACTGACAATACTATCAATCAACTTCGTTGGCGAGGGTCTGAAGGACGCATTTAACCCTAAGTCAAATAGATAA